Proteins encoded together in one Pseudomonas sp. ADAK13 window:
- a CDS encoding 5-guanidino-2-oxopentanoate decarboxylase: MATCGEVLVNLLEGYGVDQVFGIPGVHTVELYRGLARSSIRHVTPRHEQGAGFMADGYARTSGKPGVCFIITGPGMTNITTAMGQAYADSIPMLVISSVQSRSQLGGGRGKLHELPNQGAMIAGVAAFSHTLMSAAELPGVLARAFALFQAGRPRPVHIEIPLDVLVENADALLGSEPVSVSRAGAAPSAVKQMSQWLAAAKRPLILAGGGAIDAAPELTQLAETLGAPVALTINAKGMLASHHPLLIGSTQTLVATRALVAEADVVLAIGTELAETDYDVTFAGGFDIPGALLRIDIDSDQTVRNYPPHVALVADAQIAAQALLAELRDTPLAARDNHWGAHRVARLWSELEPTWDAATRAQTLFLNTVLDELPDAVLVGDSTQPVYTGNLTLNLDQPRRWFNSSTGYGTLGYALPAAIGAWLGRGDGAPVVCLIGDGGLQFTLPELASAVEARTPVIVLLWNNQGYEEIKKYMVNRAIEPVGVDIYTPDFIGVAQALGAAAQRIQGVEELRSALRAATDRQGPTLIEIDQGLWMKEVAV, from the coding sequence CAGTATCCGCCACGTCACCCCGCGCCACGAACAGGGCGCCGGCTTCATGGCCGACGGCTATGCACGCACCAGCGGCAAGCCCGGCGTGTGCTTCATCATCACCGGCCCCGGCATGACCAATATCACCACCGCCATGGGCCAGGCCTACGCCGACTCGATCCCGATGCTGGTGATTTCCAGCGTGCAGTCCCGCAGCCAGTTGGGCGGCGGGCGCGGCAAGCTGCACGAGCTGCCGAACCAGGGCGCGATGATCGCGGGCGTGGCGGCGTTCTCCCATACCTTGATGTCGGCGGCCGAATTGCCCGGTGTATTGGCCCGGGCGTTTGCGCTGTTCCAGGCCGGGCGACCGCGCCCGGTGCATATCGAAATCCCGCTGGATGTGCTGGTGGAAAACGCCGACGCGTTGCTCGGCAGCGAGCCGGTCAGCGTTTCCCGCGCGGGCGCGGCGCCGTCGGCGGTCAAGCAAATGAGCCAGTGGCTGGCGGCCGCCAAACGCCCGCTGATTCTCGCCGGTGGCGGCGCCATCGACGCGGCGCCCGAGCTGACGCAATTGGCCGAGACCCTCGGCGCGCCGGTGGCGCTGACCATCAACGCCAAGGGCATGCTGGCCTCCCACCACCCGCTGCTGATCGGCTCGACCCAAACCCTGGTCGCCACCCGTGCGCTGGTGGCCGAGGCCGACGTGGTACTGGCGATCGGCACCGAGCTGGCAGAGACCGACTACGACGTGACCTTCGCCGGCGGCTTCGACATTCCCGGCGCCCTGCTGCGCATCGACATCGATTCCGACCAGACCGTACGCAATTACCCACCGCACGTGGCACTGGTGGCTGACGCGCAAATCGCTGCCCAAGCGTTGCTCGCCGAACTGCGCGACACGCCCTTGGCCGCCCGCGACAACCACTGGGGCGCCCACCGCGTTGCCCGCCTGTGGAGCGAACTGGAACCCACCTGGGACGCCGCGACCCGCGCGCAAACCCTGTTCCTCAACACCGTGCTGGATGAACTGCCCGACGCCGTACTGGTGGGCGACTCCACCCAACCGGTGTACACCGGCAACCTGACCCTGAACCTCGACCAGCCACGCCGCTGGTTCAACTCCTCCACCGGCTACGGCACCCTCGGCTACGCCCTGCCGGCCGCCATCGGTGCATGGCTGGGACGCGGCGACGGTGCGCCGGTGGTGTGCCTGATCGGCGACGGCGGGCTGCAATTCACCCTGCCGGAACTGGCCAGCGCCGTAGAGGCGCGCACCCCGGTGATCGTGCTGCTGTGGAATAACCAGGGTTATGAAGAGATCAAGAAATACATGGTCAACCGCGCCATCGAGCCGGTGGGCGTCGACATCTACACGCCGGACTTTATCGGCGTGGCCCAGGCCCTCGGCGCGGCTGCCCAGCGCATCCAGGGTGTTGAAGAACTGCGCAGCGCATTGCGTGCCGCCACGGATCGCCAGGGCCCGACGCTGATTGAAATCGACCAGGGGCTTTGGATGAAGGAGGTGGCGGTATGA